One part of the Xylanimonas allomyrinae genome encodes these proteins:
- a CDS encoding PadR family transcriptional regulator yields MSVRQGFLALLSEQPMHGYQLRQEFETRTGGTWPLNIGQAYTTLQRLQRDGLVEPVPDDADDSPERFRLTEAGRADARAWWTRPVERNAPARDELAIKLALAVTVHTDGHPVDVAAVIQRQRTETLRALRDYTRLKREATADGPGLAWSLVLDSLVFAAEAEVRWLDHVEATVTRAASAGTPVGAVVAPLDARPAADADAPLGEQRGGVR; encoded by the coding sequence ATGTCGGTCAGGCAAGGCTTCCTCGCCCTCCTCTCGGAGCAGCCGATGCACGGCTACCAGCTCCGCCAGGAGTTCGAGACCCGCACCGGCGGCACCTGGCCGCTCAACATCGGGCAGGCCTACACCACGCTCCAGCGCCTGCAGCGCGACGGCCTGGTCGAGCCCGTACCCGACGACGCCGACGACTCCCCCGAACGCTTCCGCCTCACCGAGGCCGGCCGCGCCGATGCCCGGGCCTGGTGGACCCGGCCCGTCGAGCGCAACGCCCCCGCCCGCGACGAGCTCGCGATCAAGCTCGCGCTCGCCGTGACCGTGCACACCGACGGGCACCCGGTCGACGTCGCCGCCGTCATCCAGCGCCAGCGCACCGAGACCCTCCGCGCGCTGCGCGACTACACGCGGCTCAAGCGCGAGGCCACCGCCGACGGCCCCGGCCTGGCCTGGTCGCTGGTGCTCGACTCGCTCGTCTTCGCCGCCGAGGCCGAGGTGCGCTGGCTCGACCACGTCGAGGCCACGGTCACCCGGGCCGCGTCCGCGGGCACCCCGGTCGGCGCCGTCGTCGCACCCCTCGACGCCCGCCCGGCAGCCGACGCCGACGCGCCTCTCGGCGAGCAGCGCGGAGGCGTCCGGTGA
- a CDS encoding RDD family protein, whose amino-acid sequence MPESSTVATPPPYPVLDDSTQPYLPREAYAAWSRRVGAWFLDQAVLAGIVWLTLGERATVPTLTTGLFSDQDGQTPWQESGWVWLVFLGVLALQAWTGWTPGKLVAGIAVVRERDLRPAGLLRTILRVVCHMLDAILLIGYLRPLWEARRRTFADSIVGTVVVLRRPGLPAGPRRALTAGALVVCLAGAGLTVTTTSWGGPAAEATAWCIPAAASAGGDGDAARSASVELRGVRTQLVERRLWARRVTDVARSYSATWTWAEATTPVGDLQVELTATAPGGAVATQRVGVEGRSTASTTSETTSDGSHLTTQVPLDGDPATALGDVVDVTTSLLVDGQVVATCTVPGLRLEPVDR is encoded by the coding sequence ATGCCCGAGAGCAGCACCGTCGCCACCCCGCCGCCGTACCCCGTCCTGGACGACTCGACGCAGCCGTACCTGCCGCGTGAGGCCTACGCCGCGTGGTCGCGACGCGTCGGGGCGTGGTTCCTGGACCAGGCGGTCCTCGCCGGCATCGTCTGGCTCACGCTCGGCGAACGCGCGACGGTGCCGACGCTCACGACGGGTCTCTTCAGCGACCAGGACGGGCAGACGCCCTGGCAGGAGTCCGGCTGGGTCTGGCTCGTCTTCCTCGGCGTGCTCGCGCTCCAGGCGTGGACCGGGTGGACGCCCGGCAAGCTCGTCGCGGGCATCGCCGTCGTGCGCGAGCGCGACCTGCGGCCCGCCGGCCTGCTGCGCACGATCCTGCGAGTCGTGTGCCACATGCTCGACGCGATCCTCCTCATCGGCTACCTGCGGCCCCTGTGGGAGGCGCGGCGCCGGACGTTCGCCGACTCGATCGTCGGCACCGTCGTCGTGCTGCGGCGGCCCGGCCTCCCGGCCGGACCGCGCCGGGCGCTGACGGCGGGGGCGCTCGTGGTGTGCCTGGCCGGCGCCGGGCTCACGGTGACGACGACGAGCTGGGGCGGCCCCGCCGCGGAGGCGACGGCGTGGTGCATTCCCGCCGCCGCCTCCGCGGGCGGTGACGGGGACGCCGCACGGTCGGCGTCCGTCGAGCTCCGGGGCGTCAGGACGCAGCTCGTCGAGCGGCGGCTGTGGGCGCGCCGGGTCACCGACGTCGCGCGCTCGTACTCCGCGACGTGGACGTGGGCCGAGGCGACGACGCCTGTCGGAGACCTCCAGGTCGAGCTCACCGCCACCGCACCGGGCGGCGCGGTGGCCACGCAGAGAGTGGGCGTCGAGGGCCGCTCGACCGCGTCGACGACGTCGGAGACGACGTCCGACGGCAGCCACCTGACCACGCAAGTCCCTCTGGACGGCGACCCCGCCACGGCCCTCGGCGACGTCGTCGACGTCACGACGTCGCTGCTGGTCGACGGGCAGGTCGTCGCGACCTGCACGGTCCCGGGGCTACGGCTGGAGCCGGTCGACCGCTGA
- a CDS encoding SigE family RNA polymerase sigma factor produces MPMAALGAFDDAPPDDAPPDGSARFRVVTSASREEEFTAFMESAAPQLARTAWLLCGDAHLADELVQQALTRTYLAWGRAREGEPLAYARRVLANLRVDLWRRRRREVLLAPVDLPEVAHDGAERRVDDRDRLVRALATLTPRQRRIVVLRHLVGLSEQEVAADLGISLGTVKSTASRSLAQLRSVLDAAESRSEGSIR; encoded by the coding sequence ATGCCGATGGCAGCCCTCGGGGCTTTCGACGACGCCCCGCCGGACGATGCCCCGCCCGACGGCTCTGCGCGGTTCAGGGTGGTGACCAGCGCCTCCCGCGAGGAGGAGTTCACGGCGTTCATGGAGAGCGCCGCCCCGCAGCTCGCCCGCACCGCGTGGCTCCTGTGCGGCGACGCGCACCTCGCGGACGAGCTCGTCCAGCAGGCTCTGACGCGCACCTACCTGGCGTGGGGTCGAGCGCGCGAGGGCGAACCGCTCGCCTACGCGCGGCGCGTGCTCGCCAACCTGCGCGTCGACCTGTGGCGCCGCCGGCGCCGCGAGGTGCTGCTCGCCCCGGTGGACCTGCCGGAGGTCGCGCACGACGGCGCCGAGCGCCGTGTCGACGACCGCGACCGCCTGGTGCGCGCGCTCGCCACCCTGACCCCGCGTCAGCGCCGCATCGTGGTGCTGCGCCACCTCGTGGGGCTGAGCGAGCAGGAGGTCGCCGCCGACCTCGGCATCTCGCTCGGCACCGTCAAGTCCACCGCTTCGCGCAGTCTTGCCCAGCTCCGGTCGGTGCTGGACGCCGCCGAGTCCCGTTCCGAGGGGAGCATCCGATGA